The Aeromonas encheleia genomic sequence AAGCACCAACTGGTGGCCGAAGGTAAGGATAAAATGATACTGGTCGTGGGGGAGTCGGATTGGCCACTGCCAATCCCCCTCGTGGCCGCAAATGGCAAGTGGTATCTCGATGGCGCCGCAGGTGCCAAAGAGATCGTCTATCGTCGCATCGGCCGAAATGAGTTGGGGGCGATTGCGGTGTGCCGTGGCTTTATCGACGCACAGATAGAATACGCCGCCGCGGGGCATGATGGCCAAACGGCAGGGATCTTTGCGGCAAAACTGCGCAGTGATGCAGGACAACAAAATGGACTCTATTGGCCTGTGGGCAAGGGTGAACCAGCAAGCCCGGCCGGAGAGGAGGTCGTCAGTGCCGCGGCAGAGGGCTACAAGGCCGTGGTCGGTCAACGCACACCCTATCATGGCTACTACTACCGTATCTTGTATGCCCAAGGCGCCGCTGCCAATGGGGGGAGGAAAGAGTACTTTGTCGAAGGGCAATTAAGAGACGGTGTCGCCCTGATCGCTTGGCCAGCCGATTATGCCAACAGTGGGGTGATGACCTTCATGGTGAATCACGAGGGGCGGGTTTATCAAAAGGATCTAGGGGCCGACACGGCAACTGTCGTTGAGGCGATCCAGCTGTTCGATCCCGATAAGAGCTGGTCGCTGGTGGTTAGCAAAGAGGGCGATTAGGGCTCTTTACCTACCATAGAATCTTGGCAAATAGCATGGGCCGAGAGCGGCATGATTGAGATCACAGGAGGTGATGCGGGGCCAGTCGGCCCCGCGTTGCGCTCTGGCGTTTAGGCCAGCCGGTCCCGTCGTCGGCCAACAGAAAAGTGTAGTGGTCAAGCAACAATGGCCGTTACTGCCGTGAGTTCCAGCAGATCGTCACGGTGAACGGCAAGAAAGGGGATGAGTACGGTGCTGCATGTCGAGGCTGGGATGGATCCTGTGAAGTCGTCTCGGACTGACGCTATTCGATCCCGGGCGGCGGGGCGTGCTCGTTGGGCGCCGCCGTCTGGGCGCTCTTTTTCTTGTGCTTGCGGACCCGCATGTAGTTGCGGCGCACCCCATAAGAGATGAGCAGACCCGCCAGCAGCATCACCAGCAGCATCAGGCGCTGTTTCTCCTGGCTCACCTTGAGGCGGATATCCTGCTGGGCCAGGAGTTTCTGCTCCTCCAGCGTGATGCGCAGGTAGCCGAGGGTCAGGTTGTCATCCTGGATCTCCTGCACGAACTGGATGCGGCCCTTGCCCTGCTCCGGCAGTGACTTGTTGTCGGCCCCGATGGGCAACAGGCTCTCCAGCGGTACGGCCTGATCCGACTGGGCGAGGGGAATGCCGCGCGCATCATAGAGGGTGACATCGAGGATCTCGGGCTCGGCGGCCAGATCCTGAGCCAGTCGTTCCAGCTCGCTCTCCTTGTCCTCCTTGATCCAGCGTTTCATGTCGCGGGCGGCGTAGGCCACCAGGGCCTGGGCCCGATCGCGGGCCTCGCTGTGCAGCGCAGCCTGGCTCTCCCCCTGCATGTGAATAAGCAGGCCCAGCACCCAGAGGCCGAGCAGGCTCCCGGCCGCCAGGCTGATAACACGTTTGATGGGGAGATGACGCAAAGCGCTGAGCCTCGTGGTGATGAGCAGTGGCCGGATCTTGGCGCTTGCCTGTACAAAAAGCAATACGCTACTCTGGGCCAGCACCCTAAACCCCCTGCTCTCCAAGGAAGGCGTCACCCCTATGTTGTTGTCCCAGCTTCCCCCCGCCCTGTCCGATTGGTCCGCCGCCCTGTGTGGCGCCCCATGCTGGCAGCTGACCGCCGAAGCCCTGCTGCCCGCGACCCGGTCCCATGATGGCGCCTGGATAGTCCTGTTTGGCCAGGATCTCGGGCCCCGCCATCTGAGTCGCCTGGCGACCTTGCTGGCGAACAAGGGGATCGAGACTAGCCTCTACCCCGCTGGGGAACAGGCCGGCATTCCCTTGCTGCTGCTCGGTACGGATCGTTTCTCCCCCGAGCTGGTACAGGCCCTCAAGGGGCAGGAGTGGGACATCGATCTCTGTCATCTGCCCGCGCTGCCCACCCTGAGCGAGCCGGGTCTGCTGGTGATGGACATGGACTCCACCGCCATCCGGATCGAATGCATCGACGAGATCGCCCGCCTGGCCGGGGTGGGAGAACAGGTCTCCGCCGTGACCGCTGCAGCCATGCAGGGCAAGCTGGAGTTTGCCGACAGCCTGCGCAGCCGGGTCGCCCTGCTCGAGGGTGCCCCGGTCGCCATTCTCGATGAGGTGGCCGCGGCTATGCCCTGGATGCCGGGCCTGCAGCTGATGGTCGACACCCTCAAGCAGGCGGGCTGGAAGGTGGCGATCGCCTCCGGCGGTTTCACCCGCTTCGCCGGCGAATTGCAGCAGGCACTGGGACTGGATGCCATCTTCGCCAACGAGCTGGCCACCGAGGACGATCGTCTGACCGGGCGAGTGAGTGGTCGCATAGTGGACGCCGCCGTCAAGGCCGAGGTGTTGCAACGGCTGGCGACAGATCATGGCATCCGGCCGGCCCAGACGGTGGCCGTCGGCGACGGGGCCAACGATCTCAAGATGATGGCCGTCGCCGGACTCGGCATCGCCATCCACGCCAAGCCGCTGGTGCGGGCCCAGGCGGCCGCCACCCTCAATCATCATGATCTGGAAGGGGTGCTCTGCCTGCTCGGGGCCATTGCCTGTCGCGAGCGCCGCTGGAATTGAACCAGGGTCAAGGAGGACCTGACAACAAGATGGAACTGTTACAACAATCCCTGTTCATCCCCTGCGGCGAGCATCGGCTGCATGTGCGCCACATCCAACCGGGCGTGGCGGTGCATGCCGAGCCCATCCTGATGGTGCACGGCGCCATCGAGAACGGCCGCATCTTCTATACCGAATCGGGCAAGGGGCTGGCCTGTTTCCTGGCCAGGCACGGTTATCAGGTCTATGTGGCCGATCTGCGCGGCCGGGGTCTGAGTACCCCGGCCATCGCCGAGCAGGCAGGGCACGGCCAGCATGAATTGATCACCGAGGATCTGCCCGCGCTGCAGCACTGGGTGGCGGCCCGTCATGCCGGTGCCAGGGTGCACTGGATGGCGCACTCCTGGGGCGGGGTCCTCATGGCCTCGACTCTGGCGCGTTTCCCGGCGCTGGCCGATCAGATCGCCAGCCTGGTGTTCTTTGGCACCAAGCGGGGCGTGTCGGTGCAAAATCCGGAGCGCTGGCTGAAGGTGGATCTGATCTGGAACAGGCTGGCACCCTGGCTGGCGCGTAACACCGGCTTCCTGGCGGCGCGCAAGCTGAAGATGGGGGCGGATGACGAGCCCCTGCGCTACCTGCAGGAGACTATCCCCTGGGTGAAGTGCGGGCCCTGGCAGGATCCCCACGATGGCTTCGCCTATGACGAGGCGGCGAGCCGGGTGCAGTGGCCACCGCTCTGGATGATCTCGGCCCGGGCCGACAAGGTGTTGGGTCACCCGATCGATGTGCGCCGTTTCAGCACCGAGATGGGCTCGGCTACCCGTCACACCCGGCTTGGCCTGGACAATGGCAACCGGCTCGATTATGACCACATCAACATGCTGACGGCCCCCCAGGCACAGGAGGATCACTTCCTGCAGATCCTCGCCTGGCTGAGCAACCCGCAGGCGGCCTGAGATGGGACAGGAACAAAAAGGGCGGCCCTCTGGGGCCGCCCTCTTCTCATCCCGCCGGCGGCGTGATGCCAAGCCGGAACAGGGTGGCCTGACTGGTATCGGTCAGCTCGCCCACCCCCATCACGCTCCACAGCTCCTCTTCCAGCTTCTTGGCCTTGTGAATGGCGAACTTGGCGATGTAGTCCAGTTCGTTGGCGATGAAGCTGGTGTCCGGGCGGCCGGTGCGGGAGATGCCGACCAGCACCGAATAGAACTCCCCCTGCTGCAGCGCCAGCTCGACGAAGCGGTGCTTCTCCTCCGCCGACGGGAAGCTGCTGGCCAGCCGGCTACGAAACAGGGGGGCGCCCCCCTGCGAGCGCAGGCAGGCGATGTAGACTTCCGCCTCCTTTGGCTTGTCTTCCCGCTCGATGGTGCGCAACGGCTCGAGCAGCAGGGTCTTGAGCAGCCCCCCCTGGAACAGGGGATAGAGGTTGGCCTGCTCGTCTTGCTCGGCGCAGGCGTGCAACAGCCTGGACAGGCTGCGTGGCCGGGGTGCCAGGCCCACCGCCGCCGGCCTGGGCGCTCCCTTGAGCTTATTGATATAGACCGGCGTGTCGAAGATGTGGTGGGTGAAGATATTGCGCAGCGCCCGCGCCATGCCGCGGTAGCGCCTGTGCTCCCTGGTGGCCTTGAGTTTGTTCTGGTTGCTCTCGATAAGCAGGCTGAAGAAGTGATGGCCAATGTGGCGCGCCGGCTCCCCTTCGATGCACAGGTGCAGCACGGTGCGGCTCAAATTGAGGCTGACCAGCCGGTAGGGGAGGCGCTGCAGATCCATGCTCTTGGCCAGATCCTGCAGCCGCGGCAGGGCGACCTGGATGATATCCCCCTTCTCCCCGACGAAGGGCGCCTCCAGCTCGACTTGCATGCCATGGGCCGAGATGTCGCGGGTCCAGCCAATCCAGCCCCGCTCCTGGTGGCGGATCACGATCGCCGTCTTGTGGACGTAGCGTGCCTCCTTGCGCAGCTGTACGTAGTGCAGCGTCTCTATCTCGAAGGGCGCGGCGCTGACGTCGTGACCGAAGCGCTGCAGATCGTTGGCGTTGTGGGATTGGCTGGCGTCGTAGCGAAACTCTTCGCGCTGCTGGTCGAGGCCGATCTCCTGCAGCAGGCCAACATGGCCGATCTGCTGGAGCCGCTCGCGCAGCAGCAGATCTTGCAACTGATGCGGCTCCCCGGCCTGCTGGTTGTCGAGATCGGCCTCATGCAGGGCGCACGCCTCCAGGCTGAACTTGTAGACGCGCCAGCTCGGGCGACGTGCCCCGACCTGGAAGAACAGGGTGGTCAGGCCGCTTTGCAGCAGCTCCTCCCGGGTGGCCGAGAAGAAGTAGAGGTGGCTGCGGACCGAATGGGTGAAGCTGTAGATCAGGGTCTCGCGCAGTCCCCCTTTGGCCGGCAACAGCGCCTGCATGCGGGTCGCGCCGAACAGGCTGGCGAGCATGTCGCGGTTCTTGGCATCCCGCCAGTACTCGAGCACGTGCTGGTTGTTCTCGGTGCGCAGGGCTATCTCCAGGGCGGGGCTCTGTCCCGTGCCAAAGAAGAGCGGCATGCCGGTCATACGTGGCAGGTAGAACTGCTCATACCCCTTGATGACGGCAGCCGACAGCAGGTAGTCGACGCTGACCCGGTAACGGCTGCGGTTATGCTCGATGAACTCGCCGAGGAAGCGGTCAAAGGCGGGGTGCTCGCCGCTCTTCACCAGTCGCAGCCAGAACTTGCCCTCCTTTCGCTCCTCCCCCAGGATCTGGTAGCTGATGGGCTGGCGCAGCATGGGGTTGGCATGCTCGCGCTCCAGGCCGGTGAAGAGGACCTCGATCTGCTCGCCGGTCTGGTAGCTGGGTAGATAGGGCACCGAGACCCGGATCCCGCCGAGCGAGATATCCGAGCTCTTGGCGAGCAGCGTCTCTCCGTCGGCCAGCCTGAGCTGCATGGGGGAGCTGAAATGCATCCGCTCCTCCTGCCGGCCGTAGTGGCTGGCAAAGGGGATGGCGCTGACATCGAAGGGACTGAACGGGCTGGCGGGCAGGGCGAGGCTCTCGCCCTTGCCCTGATGATGCTTGTACCAGTCGTGCAGTGTCTCGTAGACCCCCAGGGTATAGCTGTCGCGGTAGAGGTAGCACTGGGACTGAAACAGCTCGATGGCCTCGGCAGGCATGAAGTGGGTGACCCCCTCGAACTCGTACACCACACAGAGTTCGCTCAGCTCATTGCGCATGTCGATCACCCGCCGGCAGGGGGTGCACTTGCGCTTGATCTCCATCTTGAGCAGGAAACGGCTGTTGGTGTTTTCGTTCTGGGTCAGGCGGGTGAAGAGCTCATCGAAGTCCTTTTCTCTGAGCAGGGGGACGAGTTGTTCTATCAGGTGTAGTGGTTGTTCTGAATCCATGTATTCCTGCCGCGGAAAGTCACTTTTCCGATTCTGGGTTTGATCTGTCGGTCGCAAACAAGTATATCAAGCAGGAATTCATCCTGTCCCCGAGTTATCCATGGCCAAAAACAAAACTGCCTATGTTTGTACCGAATGTGGAGCCGACTTCTCTCGCTGGCAAGGTCAGTGTGGCGAGTGCAAGGAGTGGAACACCATCACCGAGGTCCGGCTGGGCGTCACTACCCCTGGCAAGAGTGCCCGCTACACCGGCTATGCCGGCGCCATCGGCAGCCAGGTACAGACCCTGGCCGAGGTCGCGACCACCGAGATCCCCCGCTTCGGCTCGGGCTTCAAGGAGCTGGATCGGGTGCTGGGCGGCGGTGTGGTGCCCGGTTCGGCGATCCTGATCGGCGGCAACCCGGGGGCAGGCAAATCGACGCTGCTGCTGCAGACCATGTGTGGCCTGGCCGAGCGGATGAAGACCCTGTATGTGACCGGGGAGGAGTCCCTGCAGCAGGTGGCGATGCGTGCCAGCCGGCTGGGGTTGCCCACCGACAAGCTGCGCATGCTGTCCGAGACCAGCGTGGAGCAGATCTGCATCATCGCCCAGCAGGAACAGCCGCAGATCATGGTCATCGACTCCATCCAGGTGATGCATGTGGCGGATGTGCAGTCATCCCCCGGCTCCGTCTCCCAGGTGCGGGAGTCGGCGGCCCTGCTCACCCGCTATGCCAAGCAGAACCACGTCGCCATCTTCATGGTGGGCCATGTCACCAAGGACGGCACCCTGGCCGGTCCCAAGGTGCTGGAACACTGCGTCGACTGCTCTGTGCTGCTGGATGGGGCCCATGACTCGCGCTTTCGGACCCTGCGTTCCCACAAGAACCGGTTCGGCGCGGTCAACGAGCTCGGCGTGTTCGCCATGACGGGGCAGGGGATGAAGGAGGTGAGCAACCCCTCCGCCATCTTCCTGAGCCGCGGTGACGAGCAGGCCCCGGGCTCCATCGTCATGGTGATCTGGGAGGGCACCCGCCCGCTGCTGGTGGAGCTGCAGGCGCTGGTGGACTACTCCCAGGTTTCCAACCCGCGGCGGGTGGCGGTGGGGATGGATCACAACCGCCTCGCCATGCTGCTGGCGGTGCTGCACCGTCACGGCGGCCTGCAGATGGCGGATCAGGACGTCTTCATCAACGTGGTCGGCGGGGTCAAGGTCGAGGAGACCAGTGCGGATCTGGCGTTGCTGCTGGCCATGGTCTCCAGCTTCCGGGATCAGGCCCTGCCCAAGGATCTGGTGGTGTTCGGCGAGGTGGGGCTGTCTGGCGAGATCCGGCCGGTACCGTCCGGTCAGGAGCGGCTGCAAGAAGCTGCCAAGCATGGCTTCCGCCGTGCCATAGTCCCCTATGCCAACGCCCCCAAGCATCCCATCGAAGGGATGGAGGTGGTGCCGGTGAAGAAGCTGGCGGATGCGCTGGAAGCCCTCTAGAAAGAGTACGAGCCATCGAGTGGCAAGCAGACAACAAAAAGGAGCGCATCGGCGCTCCTTTTTCATGGCGAATCTCTGGCTAGGGCTGAGCGTGCTCCTGGTGCTCTTCCAGCAGTTGCTCCAGCTCGCGATACAGCAACTGCTCCTCCCCCACGTTCAGCTCTATCATCCGCTTCAGGTGGCTGGCGCTGTCGATGTCGATGTGGTGGCAGTAGAATCCCAGCTTCTTGCTGGCCTCGTGGGTCAGCTCTACCTGCATCCTGATCACTATGTCACTGCCGCTCAGCACGAAGCTGAGCTCATACTCCTTGTCGTCGCTGCCAGACCAGGCTTCGGGTCTGAGCAGCAGGGCGCCTTGCAGGGACACGTCGATCAGCTGGGTCGGCCATTGGCGCTGGCCCTGCACCAGGCTGGCCGCGGTCAAATAGAAGATCCTGGTAAAGTGGCGGCGCTCGGGCATGCTCATCTCCGGTCTGCGTTTGGACGCAGTGCTAACAAATCATGCTCCAAAGTGTAATGCAGCTTGTTCATCAGGACCTTGAGGTGGCTCCGGTATTGAGCATCAGGGTTGCGGGTGGCTGAGGGACTCAA encodes the following:
- a CDS encoding DUF2950 domain-containing protein, coding for MKRLLKWSWAPSWGLALLALTCASDASAMAQRTFATPDEAVQALITVLERNDVTALTLLLGEKSEEAITSGDEVADANDRAAFVASFKSKHQLVAEGKDKMILVVGESDWPLPIPLVAANGKWYLDGAAGAKEIVYRRIGRNELGAIAVCRGFIDAQIEYAAAGHDGQTAGIFAAKLRSDAGQQNGLYWPVGKGEPASPAGEEVVSAAAEGYKAVVGQRTPYHGYYYRILYAQGAAANGGRKEYFVEGQLRDGVALIAWPADYANSGVMTFMVNHEGRVYQKDLGADTATVVEAIQLFDPDKSWSLVVSKEGD
- a CDS encoding AhpA/YtjB family protein, giving the protein MRHLPIKRVISLAAGSLLGLWVLGLLIHMQGESQAALHSEARDRAQALVAYAARDMKRWIKEDKESELERLAQDLAAEPEILDVTLYDARGIPLAQSDQAVPLESLLPIGADNKSLPEQGKGRIQFVQEIQDDNLTLGYLRITLEEQKLLAQQDIRLKVSQEKQRLMLLVMLLAGLLISYGVRRNYMRVRKHKKKSAQTAAPNEHAPPPGIE
- the serB gene encoding phosphoserine phosphatase SerB, encoding MLLSQLPPALSDWSAALCGAPCWQLTAEALLPATRSHDGAWIVLFGQDLGPRHLSRLATLLANKGIETSLYPAGEQAGIPLLLLGTDRFSPELVQALKGQEWDIDLCHLPALPTLSEPGLLVMDMDSTAIRIECIDEIARLAGVGEQVSAVTAAAMQGKLEFADSLRSRVALLEGAPVAILDEVAAAMPWMPGLQLMVDTLKQAGWKVAIASGGFTRFAGELQQALGLDAIFANELATEDDRLTGRVSGRIVDAAVKAEVLQRLATDHGIRPAQTVAVGDGANDLKMMAVAGLGIAIHAKPLVRAQAAATLNHHDLEGVLCLLGAIACRERRWN
- a CDS encoding alpha/beta fold hydrolase: MELLQQSLFIPCGEHRLHVRHIQPGVAVHAEPILMVHGAIENGRIFYTESGKGLACFLARHGYQVYVADLRGRGLSTPAIAEQAGHGQHELITEDLPALQHWVAARHAGARVHWMAHSWGGVLMASTLARFPALADQIASLVFFGTKRGVSVQNPERWLKVDLIWNRLAPWLARNTGFLAARKLKMGADDEPLRYLQETIPWVKCGPWQDPHDGFAYDEAASRVQWPPLWMISARADKVLGHPIDVRRFSTEMGSATRHTRLGLDNGNRLDYDHINMLTAPQAQEDHFLQILAWLSNPQAA
- a CDS encoding PilZ domain-containing protein, which codes for MDSEQPLHLIEQLVPLLREKDFDELFTRLTQNENTNSRFLLKMEIKRKCTPCRRVIDMRNELSELCVVYEFEGVTHFMPAEAIELFQSQCYLYRDSYTLGVYETLHDWYKHHQGKGESLALPASPFSPFDVSAIPFASHYGRQEERMHFSSPMQLRLADGETLLAKSSDISLGGIRVSVPYLPSYQTGEQIEVLFTGLEREHANPMLRQPISYQILGEERKEGKFWLRLVKSGEHPAFDRFLGEFIEHNRSRYRVSVDYLLSAAVIKGYEQFYLPRMTGMPLFFGTGQSPALEIALRTENNQHVLEYWRDAKNRDMLASLFGATRMQALLPAKGGLRETLIYSFTHSVRSHLYFFSATREELLQSGLTTLFFQVGARRPSWRVYKFSLEACALHEADLDNQQAGEPHQLQDLLLRERLQQIGHVGLLQEIGLDQQREEFRYDASQSHNANDLQRFGHDVSAAPFEIETLHYVQLRKEARYVHKTAIVIRHQERGWIGWTRDISAHGMQVELEAPFVGEKGDIIQVALPRLQDLAKSMDLQRLPYRLVSLNLSRTVLHLCIEGEPARHIGHHFFSLLIESNQNKLKATREHRRYRGMARALRNIFTHHIFDTPVYINKLKGAPRPAAVGLAPRPRSLSRLLHACAEQDEQANLYPLFQGGLLKTLLLEPLRTIEREDKPKEAEVYIACLRSQGGAPLFRSRLASSFPSAEEKHRFVELALQQGEFYSVLVGISRTGRPDTSFIANELDYIAKFAIHKAKKLEEELWSVMGVGELTDTSQATLFRLGITPPAG
- the radA gene encoding DNA repair protein RadA → MAKNKTAYVCTECGADFSRWQGQCGECKEWNTITEVRLGVTTPGKSARYTGYAGAIGSQVQTLAEVATTEIPRFGSGFKELDRVLGGGVVPGSAILIGGNPGAGKSTLLLQTMCGLAERMKTLYVTGEESLQQVAMRASRLGLPTDKLRMLSETSVEQICIIAQQEQPQIMVIDSIQVMHVADVQSSPGSVSQVRESAALLTRYAKQNHVAIFMVGHVTKDGTLAGPKVLEHCVDCSVLLDGAHDSRFRTLRSHKNRFGAVNELGVFAMTGQGMKEVSNPSAIFLSRGDEQAPGSIVMVIWEGTRPLLVELQALVDYSQVSNPRRVAVGMDHNRLAMLLAVLHRHGGLQMADQDVFINVVGGVKVEETSADLALLLAMVSSFRDQALPKDLVVFGEVGLSGEIRPVPSGQERLQEAAKHGFRRAIVPYANAPKHPIEGMEVVPVKKLADALEAL
- a CDS encoding PilZ domain-containing protein, giving the protein MPERRHFTRIFYLTAASLVQGQRQWPTQLIDVSLQGALLLRPEAWSGSDDKEYELSFVLSGSDIVIRMQVELTHEASKKLGFYCHHIDIDSASHLKRMIELNVGEEQLLYRELEQLLEEHQEHAQP